The following are encoded in a window of Halorarum salinum genomic DNA:
- a CDS encoding DUF302 domain-containing protein, which translates to MSYTLDRTVSGGFEEIVEETVTALEDEGFGVLCDIDVRATLKKKLDADFRQYRILGACNPEQAHKGLQEEILLGALLPCNVIVYETDTGAIGVSAVDPQQLVSITGNDALNEMATDVHRSFERVLDEVEG; encoded by the coding sequence GTGAGTTATACTCTCGACCGAACCGTCTCCGGTGGTTTTGAGGAGATCGTCGAGGAGACGGTAACGGCACTAGAGGACGAAGGCTTTGGTGTTCTCTGCGATATCGACGTTCGGGCAACGCTCAAAAAGAAACTGGACGCGGACTTCCGTCAATACCGTATTCTCGGAGCCTGCAATCCTGAACAGGCTCACAAAGGACTCCAAGAGGAGATTCTGCTTGGGGCATTACTGCCGTGCAACGTCATCGTCTATGAAACGGATACTGGAGCCATCGGTGTAAGCGCAGTCGATCCTCAACAGCTCGTCTCGATCACTGGTAACGACGCTCTCAATGAAATGGCTACAGACGTACACCGGAGTTTCGAGCGGGTCCTCGACGAAGTAGAGGGGTAG
- a CDS encoding SLC13 family permease yields the protein MGSPPSNLEVSMLLGTAYAASIGGVGTPIGTPPNAIVVAQLASQLGYRFGFAQWLVIGLPLVVVGLPLAWYLLTFDCIRPRWKARRSHVTTRQRHSPKWER from the coding sequence ATGGGTTCACCGCCGTCGAACCTCGAAGTGTCAATGCTTCTCGGGACCGCCTACGCGGCGAGCATCGGGGGCGTCGGGACGCCCATCGGCACGCCACCGAACGCCATCGTCGTCGCACAGCTCGCCTCGCAACTCGGCTACCGGTTCGGGTTCGCCCAGTGGCTCGTCATCGGACTGCCGTTAGTCGTGGTCGGCTTACCGCTCGCCTGGTATCTACTGACGTTCGACTGTATCCGCCCGAGGTGGAAAGCACGACGGTCGCACGTCACCACGCGACAACGGCACTCACCGAAATGGGAACGCTAA
- a CDS encoding class I SAM-dependent methyltransferase has translation MTTRELRQTPEAWNEIAAGYDEFVTPTHAHVSEAALNVADLRPGTRFLDVAAGTGSLSLPAARLGAEVVATDISPAMVEHLATHAKEEGLSNVEARVMDGHALELEDDAFDVSGSQYGVMLFSDLPRALGEMVRVTKPGGRVLVVVYGNPEEMEFLGFFTRAVRSVIPDFEGLPRDPTPLPFQVADPAKLRQRLEEAGLEDVRVETVAEELEFGSGRQLWDWLMNSNPIPGTLVADTTEEQRAAAREVLDELVRERAEETGVAVLTSPVHVGIGTK, from the coding sequence ATGACCACACGAGAACTACGCCAAACGCCGGAGGCATGGAACGAGATCGCGGCGGGGTACGACGAGTTCGTTACCCCCACGCACGCGCACGTTTCGGAGGCTGCCCTGAACGTCGCAGATCTTCGACCGGGAACGCGGTTCTTGGACGTTGCGGCGGGCACCGGCTCCCTCAGCCTCCCCGCGGCACGTCTCGGCGCGGAGGTGGTAGCGACGGACATCTCCCCCGCCATGGTTGAGCACCTCGCGACACACGCGAAAGAGGAGGGGCTCTCCAACGTCGAGGCGCGGGTCATGGACGGCCACGCCCTCGAACTGGAGGACGACGCGTTCGACGTCTCCGGGTCGCAGTACGGGGTCATGCTCTTCTCCGACCTTCCTCGAGCGCTCGGGGAGATGGTGCGCGTCACCAAGCCCGGCGGTCGCGTCCTCGTCGTCGTATACGGCAACCCGGAGGAGATGGAGTTCCTCGGGTTCTTCACGCGCGCCGTGCGCTCCGTCATCCCCGACTTCGAAGGGCTCCCGCGTGATCCCACGCCGCTACCGTTTCAGGTGGCGGACCCCGCGAAGCTCCGCCAGCGGCTGGAGGAAGCGGGACTGGAGGACGTGCGCGTGGAAACGGTCGCCGAGGAACTCGAGTTCGGTTCCGGGCGACAGCTGTGGGATTGGCTGATGAACAGCAATCCCATCCCGGGAACGCTGGTAGCCGACACCACCGAGGAGCAGCGTGCCGCCGCCCGCGAGGTACTAGACGAGCTAGTGCGCGAGCGCGCCGAAGAGACCGGGGTCGCCGTCCTCACCAGCCCGGTGCACGTCGGCATCGGAACGAAGTGA
- a CDS encoding cupredoxin domain-containing protein, with the protein MVSTANETRRSFLASVGAASLAGLAGCTSVRFPGTPIGVQRTVYIGSFHWGFVLLREDGQEIEQLRLNRGTTVRLVAFNVNAAATERLPRSIRDALPEHEALEERNEGAIPEPSGGDLHELLEVANERNPHHGLAVMPATHGPGMMSGMMLHPVGLPADAGAPVEVTRSATVRGEFSLLCTVYCGYGHPYMNKPSAIVVS; encoded by the coding sequence ATGGTCTCGACTGCCAACGAAACCCGGCGATCGTTTCTTGCTTCGGTTGGAGCCGCCTCTCTGGCGGGACTCGCCGGCTGTACGTCCGTTCGCTTCCCGGGAACTCCGATCGGTGTACAAAGGACCGTCTACATCGGGTCGTTCCACTGGGGATTCGTTTTGCTACGCGAAGACGGGCAGGAGATCGAGCAACTCCGCCTCAACCGGGGAACCACGGTTCGGCTCGTGGCATTCAACGTCAACGCGGCAGCCACCGAACGTCTCCCCCGGTCCATCAGAGATGCGCTACCCGAGCACGAAGCGCTCGAGGAACGAAACGAGGGGGCCATCCCGGAGCCTTCGGGCGGCGATCTCCATGAACTGCTCGAAGTAGCCAATGAACGCAATCCCCATCACGGTTTGGCGGTTATGCCTGCGACACACGGACCGGGAATGATGAGCGGGATGATGCTGCACCCCGTCGGTCTTCCGGCGGACGCCGGGGCTCCCGTCGAAGTGACGCGGTCGGCGACCGTGCGAGGCGAGTTTTCGCTCCTCTGTACGGTCTACTGCGGCTACGGACATCCATATATGAACAAGCCAAGCGCCATTGTCGTCTCGTAG
- a CDS encoding succinylglutamate desuccinylase/aspartoacylase family protein, translating to MTRKTSQLIEIGERTVSPGEKSQFRYDAATTYHGDAVEIPVTVINGDKAGPTVFLSAAVHGDELNGIKVIQEVADTYEPADVHGALVCLHVLNVPGFLAQQRYVPISDEDLNRSFPGNARGTTAKRLANTIYEEFVVKCDLGLDFHTSTRNRTTMYHVRADMRDPAVERLARAFGMSVILDGEGSEGTLRNVACRNGVPTVTVEMGRAHQFQMEHLDRALHCVASVLAEYEVLPDRPVSWPGWTHVVARGGEKTWIRADTGGLVEREWGPHLLVEEGEPLFTISNHFKDDVEVVRAPFTGLVIGVLESAIVYPGHPLCHFVRVDESTADIIRDDIQRGAVDVYREGGFQWQGP from the coding sequence ATGACCAGGAAGACGTCACAGTTGATCGAAATCGGCGAGAGGACCGTCTCTCCGGGTGAGAAGTCCCAGTTCCGGTACGACGCTGCGACGACGTATCACGGTGACGCCGTCGAAATCCCGGTTACAGTCATTAATGGTGACAAAGCGGGTCCCACGGTCTTTCTGAGCGCCGCAGTGCACGGCGACGAACTCAACGGTATCAAGGTCATTCAGGAAGTAGCTGACACGTACGAACCCGCCGACGTCCACGGCGCGCTCGTCTGCCTCCACGTATTGAACGTGCCTGGTTTTCTCGCCCAGCAGCGTTATGTTCCGATCTCCGACGAGGACCTCAACCGGTCGTTCCCCGGAAACGCACGGGGCACGACCGCGAAACGGCTCGCGAACACGATCTACGAGGAGTTCGTCGTCAAATGCGACCTCGGCCTCGACTTCCACACCTCAACCCGGAACCGGACGACGATGTACCACGTCCGGGCCGACATGCGCGATCCGGCCGTCGAACGGCTCGCTCGCGCGTTCGGAATGAGCGTGATCCTCGACGGGGAGGGCTCGGAGGGGACGCTTCGGAACGTCGCGTGCAGGAACGGCGTTCCGACGGTCACGGTGGAGATGGGCCGCGCACACCAGTTCCAGATGGAGCATCTCGACCGAGCGTTGCACTGCGTCGCGAGCGTGCTCGCGGAATACGAGGTGCTGCCGGACCGACCGGTCTCATGGCCGGGTTGGACTCACGTCGTCGCTCGTGGCGGCGAGAAGACCTGGATACGCGCCGACACCGGTGGCCTCGTCGAAAGGGAGTGGGGCCCGCACCTACTCGTCGAAGAAGGAGAACCGTTGTTCACGATCTCAAACCACTTTAAGGACGACGTGGAGGTCGTTCGTGCTCCGTTCACGGGCCTCGTCATCGGTGTTCTTGAGAGTGCGATCGTGTATCCTGGCCATCCCCTCTGTCACTTCGTACGCGTCGACGAGTCGACCGCCGACATCATTCGAGACGACATCCAGCGGGGCGCGGTCGACGTCTACCGGGAGGGTGGCTTCCAGTGGCAAGGGCCCTGA
- a CDS encoding helix-turn-helix transcriptional regulator: MGVNAPLDEIEFPARSDHRVEVIDALARQPSDRNDRRAATGASSPTVGRILDAFGDRRWIVRDGRTYELTRSGEFVAERFTDLREAMEMERRLRDVWRWLPRETVGFTVDLFADAVVSYPGPGYPYEPVERLTRLIGDTGRLRGFDSIMFKSINNETVCRAVLDGMELEYVYSPIGLEATVTWDPERVVEAAARENCTVLVHDDLPTGTGAGSESSMTASASAVTTLIPVR; this comes from the coding sequence GTGGGAGTGAACGCGCCTCTCGACGAGATCGAGTTTCCCGCACGCTCGGACCACCGCGTCGAGGTAATCGACGCGTTAGCCCGGCAACCCTCCGATCGCAACGACCGACGCGCCGCCACGGGTGCGTCCTCGCCGACCGTGGGGCGGATCCTCGACGCCTTCGGAGACCGACGCTGGATAGTCCGAGACGGACGAACCTACGAACTCACTCGGTCGGGCGAGTTCGTCGCGGAGCGGTTCACGGATCTCCGCGAGGCGATGGAGATGGAACGAAGATTGCGCGACGTCTGGCGGTGGCTTCCGCGCGAAACGGTGGGGTTCACCGTCGATCTGTTCGCCGATGCGGTGGTCTCCTATCCCGGACCGGGGTACCCGTACGAACCCGTCGAACGACTCACTCGGCTCATCGGGGACACCGGTCGGTTGCGTGGGTTCGACAGCATCATGTTCAAGTCGATCAACAACGAGACGGTCTGTCGGGCCGTCCTGGACGGCATGGAGCTCGAGTACGTGTACTCGCCGATCGGCCTGGAGGCGACCGTCACCTGGGACCCCGAACGAGTCGTGGAAGCCGCCGCTCGCGAGAACTGTACCGTCCTCGTCCACGACGATCTCCCGACGGGGACCGGTGCGGGTTCGGAATCATCGATGACCGCGTCGGCATCTGCTGTCACGACGCTGATACCGGTGCGCTGA
- a CDS encoding DUF2270 domain-containing protein, which yields MSESSSKETDPTDPEHREVGQGLLDEEMGPSGSMAHLYRGEIHRMRFWRERLDRTTNWAIIVIAAILTWAFSSESNPHYVLLVGAMILGTILVIEARRYRGYDIWRSRYRTLQKNVFAYGLDPSQGLEETDWRAELSRDYRQPRLKISMEEAIAHRLRRVYLPLLTIVLGAWVIRTTAFTDVLWPASAAIGTVPGVLVMGVVALSYGTMVFIAVRPRTWHAETEMMTEDIREK from the coding sequence ATGAGCGAAAGTTCGAGCAAAGAAACCGATCCGACCGACCCCGAGCACCGGGAGGTCGGGCAAGGCCTTCTTGACGAGGAGATGGGGCCAAGCGGATCGATGGCTCATCTGTACCGCGGGGAAATCCACCGGATGCGCTTCTGGCGTGAGCGCCTCGATCGTACGACCAACTGGGCCATCATCGTGATAGCGGCGATTTTGACGTGGGCATTCTCGAGCGAGTCGAATCCCCATTACGTGTTGCTCGTCGGCGCGATGATACTCGGTACCATCTTGGTCATTGAGGCGCGCCGATATCGAGGATACGACATCTGGCGGTCGCGGTATCGGACGTTACAGAAAAACGTCTTCGCGTACGGCCTCGATCCCTCACAAGGGTTAGAAGAGACGGACTGGCGAGCCGAACTGAGTAGGGACTACCGACAACCACGACTCAAAATCTCGATGGAGGAAGCGATCGCTCACCGTCTCCGGCGGGTGTATCTCCCATTGCTAACCATCGTACTCGGTGCGTGGGTCATTCGCACCACCGCCTTTACAGACGTCCTGTGGCCAGCCAGTGCGGCAATCGGTACTGTTCCGGGAGTCCTCGTGATGGGCGTTGTCGCCCTCAGTTACGGCACCATGGTCTTCATCGCGGTTCGACCACGGACCTGGCATGCCGAAACCGAAATGATGACTGAAGACATCCGAGAAAAGTAG
- a CDS encoding helix-turn-helix domain-containing protein, with protein MTDSMAELLQKDMECEGLLECFHGLKELDKQVFRMLVEASKPLTVDDIAERVDRERSTAYRAVQRLLQAGFIQKEQVNYDQGGYYHVYRPTDPSKITDDMQRMLNDWYAQMGQLIQEFEDKYGHHGPQQPPTEA; from the coding sequence ATGACCGATTCGATGGCAGAACTCCTCCAAAAGGACATGGAATGTGAAGGCCTTCTTGAGTGTTTCCACGGCCTCAAAGAGCTCGATAAACAGGTCTTTCGCATGCTTGTAGAGGCTTCGAAGCCTCTAACGGTTGATGACATTGCGGAGCGTGTGGATCGAGAGCGGTCGACAGCATACCGCGCCGTCCAGCGACTACTCCAGGCCGGCTTCATCCAGAAGGAGCAGGTCAACTACGACCAAGGTGGCTACTACCACGTCTACCGCCCGACGGACCCGAGCAAGATCACCGACGACATGCAGCGGATGCTCAACGATTGGTATGCACAGATGGGACAGCTCATCCAAGAGTTCGAAGACAAGTACGGTCACCACGGCCCTCAGCAACCCCCCACTGAAGCCTAA
- a CDS encoding SHOCT domain-containing protein translates to MATYRSDDSLVRVVFLVLGIIILLPLLMMAFAMPMMGMGWWGMGQFGGGFSPWWGVGMMLVWLAVLLAIGYLIYRAVAHGPVTNRDRALEELRHAYARGDLSDEEFERRRERLERSE, encoded by the coding sequence ATGGCAACCTACAGAAGCGACGACTCACTCGTCCGGGTCGTGTTCCTCGTCCTCGGAATCATCATCCTGCTCCCACTGTTGATGATGGCGTTCGCGATGCCCATGATGGGGATGGGCTGGTGGGGGATGGGGCAGTTCGGCGGCGGCTTCTCGCCGTGGTGGGGCGTCGGCATGATGCTCGTCTGGCTCGCCGTCCTCCTCGCTATCGGCTACCTCATCTATCGCGCCGTCGCCCACGGGCCCGTCACAAATCGGGACCGGGCGCTCGAGGAACTCCGCCACGCTTACGCTCGCGGTGACCTCTCCGACGAGGAGTTCGAACGCCGGCGAGAACGCCTCGAACGCTCGGAGTAG
- a CDS encoding anion permease, with amino-acid sequence MESTTVARHHATTALTEMGTLTSGGRRVIVITAATAVLWLLGGLGFLFEGLVAIRWHATLFGGQVSVFGVPHQGVLYFVFVGLLAVPALVVAGTIDWDDIANIDWGTLVLLGGGIALANALAVTDATRWLADVTLGTLVGAPIPADAIARSRS; translated from the coding sequence GTGGAAAGCACGACGGTCGCACGTCACCACGCGACAACGGCACTCACCGAAATGGGAACGCTAACTTCTGGTGGACGTCGCGTCATCGTAATAACCGCCGCCACAGCGGTGCTATGGTTGCTCGGCGGTCTCGGGTTCCTATTCGAGGGTCTCGTCGCTATCCGCTGGCACGCCACCTTGTTCGGTGGGCAAGTGAGCGTCTTCGGCGTCCCGCATCAGGGAGTGTTGTACTTCGTGTTCGTCGGTCTTCTCGCGGTACCAGCGCTGGTCGTCGCGGGCACCATCGATTGGGACGACATCGCCAACATAGACTGGGGCACGCTCGTTCTCTTGGGTGGCGGTATCGCGCTGGCGAACGCCCTCGCGGTAACGGACGCGACGCGCTGGCTAGCCGACGTGACCCTTGGGACCCTCGTGGGAGCGCCGATACCTGCCGACGCGATCGCACGAAGTAGATCGTGA
- a CDS encoding DoxX family membrane protein — MSTAIETRLFGEDASLSLSWPWAAYWIAFLRVLVGTLFLHAGMDKFLADQPFDAGWWLTGPASEGIIGPVMVWFGQNAPWIVNVMIPLGELLIGLGLIVGALTRLASFFGAVLMFFFYFGNAEWEHGFVNGDLLTLVLFITLIVFGAGRVWGFDAYLERTVTVQENSWLRYFLG; from the coding sequence ATGTCGACCGCGATCGAAACTCGACTGTTCGGTGAAGATGCGTCGTTGTCTCTGTCGTGGCCGTGGGCAGCGTACTGGATCGCGTTCCTCCGAGTGCTCGTCGGTACGCTGTTCCTCCACGCCGGGATGGACAAGTTCCTCGCGGACCAACCATTCGACGCTGGGTGGTGGCTAACCGGTCCCGCGAGCGAGGGTATCATCGGGCCCGTGATGGTCTGGTTCGGGCAGAACGCTCCGTGGATCGTGAACGTCATGATCCCCTTGGGCGAGTTGCTCATCGGCCTCGGCCTCATCGTCGGCGCGTTGACGCGCCTCGCGTCGTTCTTCGGGGCGGTCCTGATGTTCTTTTTCTACTTCGGGAACGCCGAGTGGGAACACGGATTCGTCAACGGGGATCTGTTGACGCTGGTTCTGTTCATCACGCTCATCGTGTTCGGGGCAGGACGCGTCTGGGGCTTCGACGCATATCTCGAACGGACCGTGACTGTGCAAGAGAACTCGTGGCTGCGGTACTTCCTCGGATAA
- a CDS encoding VIT1/CCC1 transporter family protein — MIERLLGDELASSGEYIAEIIYGANDGIVTTFAVVAGVAGAALDPSIVLILGVANLLADGFSMGMSNYLSRRSELDYQAVTNAQRSTTEKSPVKTAFVTFLAFVVAGWMPLIPYAIPIRPFFEVSVVVTGSAFFVVGASRTFVTRRSWYRAGFEMFAIGMVAAAVAYNVGALLEGFA; from the coding sequence GTGATTGAACGCCTCCTTGGGGACGAGCTCGCTTCTTCGGGAGAGTATATTGCGGAGATCATCTACGGAGCGAACGACGGTATCGTCACGACATTTGCGGTCGTGGCCGGCGTTGCTGGGGCGGCGCTAGATCCATCGATCGTGCTCATCCTCGGCGTGGCGAACCTTCTTGCCGACGGGTTCTCGATGGGAATGAGTAACTACCTCAGTCGACGGTCGGAACTCGACTATCAGGCCGTGACGAACGCACAGCGGAGCACGACCGAAAAATCACCGGTGAAGACGGCGTTCGTGACGTTTCTCGCCTTCGTCGTCGCCGGGTGGATGCCGCTCATTCCGTACGCCATCCCGATCCGACCCTTCTTCGAAGTCTCGGTCGTCGTCACCGGTTCGGCATTCTTCGTCGTCGGAGCGAGTCGAACGTTCGTCACCCGCCGGTCCTGGTATCGGGCCGGGTTCGAGATGTTCGCCATCGGGATGGTCGCGGCGGCGGTCGCGTACAACGTCGGCGCTCTCCTCGAAGGGTTCGCGTAA